The genomic stretch TTCTCACCTGGCTGACTGGTTGGTTCCCAGGCTGTTGACCCTTCAAAATCTGTTCAGGCTTAAGGAGACCTGTGGCCTCTCTCTTCTGTCTTCCCTCTGCCTAGCCATGTGGAGTTGGTGGTCTTGGtccctgagaagtagcatgggctagtggatagagcaccggcctaggagtcaaaagaacctgggttctaatcccggttccgccacttgtctgctgtgtgaccttgggcaagtcacttctctgtgcttcagttacctcatccgcataatgggggttaagactgtgagactgtgcgacgtggactgtgtccaacatgattaccttgtatctactccagcgcttagaagagtttctggcacatagagcttaacaaataccagtggaaaaaaaaacacctcaaaaaAATTCTGAACCTTGACTTCCTCTCTATCTGTAGGTGATCGCCATAGTGTTGGTTGGTGTGGGAGTCTATGCACGACTAATGAAGCATGCAGGTGAGGTCATTCCACCTTCCCTTACCTGCCTGGGACCTCCCTAGCCTTACTCCCATGCCCCATCCTGCAgggctccctcccttctgtcgTTCCCTTAGAAAAGAGAGAAGATTTTGAGGGGAGCTACTTGACATCCCTCCACACACCTTCCCCTGCCTACTCCCTCACCTCCACCTCAAGTCCCAGGTCCATGATTGCTTTTCCTTCCCTGGAAGCAGGTTCTGAAGCAGTCTGCaggccgatgatgatgatgataatagtaataactgtagtattaaacgcttattatatgccaagcactgcactaagtgttgagggtagataaaagataaacagctcccacctgggactcaccgttaagtaagagggagaacaggtattgaatccccattttgcagatgagggaactgaatcacagagaagttgagaagtgACCAAGGCCCAGtagtcaaatggtggagctgggagtagaacccgggttctctgactcccaggcccatgctctttccactaagccatggtgacgtctcctctccctcccccgcctcccttccctctACTTCCATTccatcccctttttcctcccctctctctacctcatcctcatttctccccaaccccttccctgctgtctcccccgccccctccctcccttcctccctcagagacagccatgGCCTGCCTGGCGGTGGACCCAGCCATCCTCTTGATTACAGTGGGCATCCTCATGTTCCTGCTCACTTTTTGTGGCTGTATCGGCTCCCTGCGGGAGAACATCTGCCTTCTACAGATGGTGAGTATCCCTTGGGGACAGGAACCCTAATGTGCAAGCAACCCTGCACACTCacactctcttccccacctccccagcagcCAGGACCCCTAGTTTCCATTCCTCACCACCCTGTCTGCCTTAGTTCCTCACTCTGATCATCCCCTTATTCAGCCAGCAGCCCCACCCCCGTCGGAGTCGGCATCCAAGATTTCCAAGCCTTGGGCAGTCCCCTGGCCCAGGAAAAAGCTGTGTGCTGCGCAGCTGTTCATTAACAGCCTCGCCCCACCCCAGTGGTGACTAAATTTCAGTGGTGGAGAAGTGCTCGGACACGGGTTCCAGTCCCTCTTGGTTGACggttcctcccctctcttccttccctgccttctaAAAGTTCTCTGTCTGCCTCACCGTCGTGTTTCTGCTGCAGCTGGCTGCCGGAGTCCTGGGCTTCGTCTTCTCAGATAAGGTAGAGTTACAGAGGGACTACCTGGCCCCCTTCAGGGTATggacagagggtgggaaggatgTCTCCTGCCCTTGTTCCTACCTGTGACCTTTCctagcccctgcccctccttcccagaTAGACCTCTCCTTGGGTAGTCTCCCGGTCCCTTAGAAGTGGTTGCAAGGGAGTAATTGGGATCATGCTGCTCCTGGGAGAGAATCCTTGGACATGCTGGGAAAGGAAGGTAAAGATAAAGGTAGGAAGATAGAGATAAAGTTTTCTTACCCATTgctaagagggagacagaagccCTAGGTGTGGGTGTCGTTCATTtccttaaaataaaatacatcGTTAGATTTGACCAGGAGAGATGGTACTGACTGCTCAGGCCCtgactctgtggctcagtgatgCCCCTTTGGGTCTGACCAGCTCCCTCCATCCAGGCCAGGTGGGTCTGACTGCCCAGACCCTGACTCTATGGCTCAGTGATGCCGCTTTGCCAAAAGGGAACAGCCTGAGGATCTGGAGGCGGGCAAAAGTGGAgcagggcctggcctggctcgGCCAGTCCGGGACTTTTCCATCAAGCCACAGGCAGGGAGTTGGGTGTCCCAGGCCCCAGAGGATGAAgtcacacttcaatcctctgctTCTCATGTGGTCAGCGGGGGTGACCACATCACCGTTCCTGGTCCTTCCTGGCTCAGGCCAGCCCTGGGGTCCCAGGCTCATGGAGccagcccagcctggcccagatCTCAGCCCACTTGGGTTTGGAACGAGTTCAGCTCTTTCCTACAGAGACCCTCTCcccattttgttcattcattcaatagtatttatcgagcgcttactatgtacagagcactgtactaagcgcttggaatgtacgattaggTAACGGATGAGTTTCAAACcgcggggagaaggagggagtgtaCAGTGCAGGACCGGGTCTCCGCTGCTTATGCGAAGTCATTTTGTACAGACATAATCGTTCCCTCGGTGGCTAGGTCTACATTCCCCGAAACCCTTAGGGCAACCTTGCGTGCGTGATAGCACCCCTCTTCTGTTTCGGCTCAAGTTCACGTTTCGGCCAAGCTGGGTGGATCCAGCTGCAGATGTCCATCCTGAGCGGGGAGCAGAAAGAGTCTACACTCCATCCGGCCCACTTCccagttccttccttcctctagGATAAGCTCAGTAGCGCACTCTCGTGTTTCCAAGGAAAAGTGAGCTTCAGGAAGGGGTCACCAGCAAGGCCTAGCACCCAGCTGGTGTGggtcggggaagggagaggctgacCCGTGCTAGGACAGACAGCCTCCGCAACATATATATGGGAGGGTGGAACTGTCCTGGGTTGGGACTGTGACCACTACAGGGTCCGTGgtcgggggagagcagagagggtataataataatgatgatggtatttgttaagcgcttactatgtgccaagcactattctaagcactggggtagatacaaggttatcagcttgtcccacgtggggctcacagtcttaatccccattttacagatgaggtaactgaggcccagagaagttgtgactcgcccaaagtcacacagccgacaagtggtggagtcaggattagaacccaagacctctgactcccaagcccgtgctctttccactgagccacgctgcatatccCCAAGTGCCATCCCCATACCtctgattgtaagcttgttatgggcagggaaggtgtctgctaattctgttacattgcactctcccaagcacttagtacagtgctctgcacacagtaaatactcaataaagaccattgatttattgataggcACGGGGAAAGGTGAGCGAGATCATCAATAAAGCTATCGTACACTACCGTGATGACCTGGACCTGCAGAACCTCATCGactttggccagaaggaggtagGGACCACCAGATTTGGGAGAAGGGCGAGGTGCTGAGGGTGAGAGGGTATCAGGGGGCATTATATTTAATTAtataaatatttaagtgcttcaagGAGCCCCCCTATCCTCAGAGCACacaaatccctgccctctcctaaAGGGCACATCTTCCACCCCACCAAATGCATAGTTCTGATTCCTCTCTGCtagagccttaataataataatggtatttatttaagcacttcctatgtgccaagcactgttttaagcactgaaaaataattgtggtatttggtaatcgcttactctgtcccaagcactgttctaagtgttggggtagatacaaggtaatcaggctggacacagtccatgtccctcatggggctcacaatcttgatccccattttgcagatgaggtaacaggcacagagaagtaaagttatttgcccaagatcacacagcagacatgcggctgagccgggattagaacccacaacctctgacttccaggcctatgctctttctgctaggccatgctccttctctactttCACAATGACCGGCCACATCGAATGGAAGAATCATGCCTGTGCAGTGAcccgtgctgggaagcagcgtggcctagtggaaggagtgcaGGTCTGGAGTCGGAGGCccagggttctaatttcggctcctccacttatgtgctgtgtgatcatgggcaagtcacttagcttctctgtgtctcaggtctctcatctgcaaaatggggattcaacacctgttctcctctacccgctgtgagcccctgtgggacctgattatcatgtatctacaccagcacttagttcagtgcttggcctaaactaagtgcttaacaaataccacagtttattattattattcctttgtgTTCACtgggactacaagtcccagcagCCCACGACTCTGTTTCTGCTCAGATTGCCCTGTCCCTGAAATGAGGCTGGGCCATGTTGGGGCTTGTGAACAGGAATAGGCCTGCCCTCCTGAGGCTCGTCATGGGCCAGGCCAGACCGGGGTCCCAGAGTTTCAGTCTGTGAAGGGGTCTACTCTCTGCCTGTGCAATAAACCCCTGACTCTCATCAGTGTCCAGAAGAGAGCCTCTCCCCAAGCCTGGGTTTCCCACACTAGGGGTGATGATAACTCTGTAGCCTCTTCCCATTCCCAGCTGATTGGAATGAACAATCCTTTGGGTGGTTACTCCTAACAAAGTCCAACCTGGGCTGGGGCATGAGCCAAACTCTCTCCTGCTGTTACCATCTGTTGGGGATGGATGGGCTGTGACCCCCAGATTTGGGTTTTCAATATAGTTCAATTGCTGTGGAGGCGTCTCGTACAAGGACTGGTCCCGGAACTTGTATTTCAACTGCACGGATGACAACCCCAGTCGGGAGCGCTGCTCTGTGCCCTTCTCCTGCTGCCTGCATGTCCCCGACCAGGTGAGCTCCTAACCCCTCATGGGCAGGGGGTAAGGGTCattcccccacccatccccaaaGCTCCCTACAGCTGTGGCCTCAGGGAGACTCATGAGAGGTCTGCAAATGGGAAAACTAAGGcaattcttttccatttttttgtcTGAAACATGGTACTTGATCCTTATAGTGCCTGAGACTCAAAATGGAGAACTAAAGCAACACTTATAAGGAATAGTGAACATCAAAAGTAAACACCTCCCTTATCTGAAGGGGACCCCCCCTTTTTTTGtattgtgtgcatttgtgtgtatcGTGTGTACTTGTTTCCTTGCACTGATCATTTTGACACCCCCTGTTTGTACTTTACTTGTTTTTACGTGTGTAATAAAATATAGCACTGAGGTAGCAAATACTAAAATGGTTTTCCTCAGGTGCTTTAATTAAATATCACTAGTTGATTCTGAGTGAAAAGCACACATCTAGAGGCATTCAGATCCTACCTAAGACAGGACTTTTTTTCCAGACTAACCACTAGGCGATGCTCCAAAGCAAACAGCATTGCCATTtcaatttcaatagtatttattgagcgcttactatgtgcagagcactgtactaagcacttggaatgtacagttgggcaacagatagagacaatccctgcccaatgacaggctcacagtctaatcgggggagacacagcagagcaaaacagaacgaaataaaaacaaaacatcatcacgataaatagaatcaaggggatgtacacctcattaacaaaataaatagggtaatgaataatatatacaaatgagcacaatgtggaggggaaggggggagggggaggaacagaggatggggtggggaggggatgccaTGATGACCCTTTCCCGTTGCCCTTGTTTCCCCttgtccccatcccccccataGGTTTCAGGAAGTATTTGAGCGGtttaaaggaaggaaaaagggattcAGTCACCCAGACTTCTCACTGATTCCAAGAAAAGTGCCATCATGAATTGAAATGTAAACGCACAGCTCTTGTGCAGTTAGGAGGAAGTCCCCTTAACGGGGTTtgaaatggggaaatgaaagaaagAGACCATCCTCAGGTGGTCATTTCtttgctcccctcctctccgccaGACGGTGATCAACACCATGTGTGGCCAGGGCATGCAGAGCCTTGACTACCTGGAGGCCGGTGAGGTCATCAACACCAATGGCTGCATCGACAAGCTGGTCAACTGGATTCACAGCAATCTCTTCCTGTTGGGGGGCCTGGCACTGGGCTTGGTCATCCCCCAGGTAAACCTGGTCCTGAGGACGTGGGGCCGGGGCTAGACAGGCGGGAGGTTTGGAGGGTGGGGTGTTCTCCCAAATGTGCAACCCACATTTCTTGGGGTTCTAAAGTTGGAAGaatcctagagaagcagggaGAATAGGGACACTGGAACCGGGGTATACAGTGTCAAGAAAGAGCTAGGGACACTGAGGAGGTGTGGGTGGTGCACAACTAAGCCTTAATTGGGGCAGTTcaagccatcagtcaatcaatattgttTCTTGAGCTCCGAGGACTCAACTAAACACCTTGGAGAtgtcaacagaagcaagacatagGCTACCTCTCTttggtatttgtgccaagcactgttctaagtgaagtccctttcccaaaagggactcacagtctaagtcaaagggaggaggacgatttaattcccattttgcagctgaggtaactgaggcagagagaagttaagtgacttgccagaggtcacacggcatacaaagggcggagctgggattagaacccaggccctgtgactcccaggtctgtgttctttcctctaggccttgctccttccctctccccatccaccccctGCCCAAAAAGTCActggctttagtggatagagcacagacctgggagtcagaaggacctgggttctaatcgtggctctgccatttgtctgctgtgaccttgggcaaatcacttcacttcctgtcccacagttaccatctataaaatgaggataaagagtgtgagccccatgtgggacagagactatgtccaacctgattaacttgttaacccaggacttagtgcttggcacatagtaagaacttaacaagtaccattatcattattattagtaataataatagtaataaatttataatctaatggaggagggaGACAATATGTTCAAgtagtgggagtgggaggaagaatgtGGATAGAACAGGTGGTAGAAGGGGTATGTTAGGAGAAAATAGGTGTAATATTTGAAGAGTTGGGAGCTTTCATAGGAGTTCAGGCATGGTCCTGGGCTGGGGGCGAGATTTTGGAGCAGAGGTGATAtgtaggtggggtgggagggagcattCCTGCCCCTgagttccctctctgcctctcagctggTTGGCATCCTGCTATCTCAGATCCTCATCAATCAAATCAAAGACCAGGTCAGGCTCCAGTTCTACAACCAGCAGCACCGGGCTGATCCTTGGAACTGAGCAGACACCGGTCTACCCAAACTTGGTACCAGGTGGGCACCATCACCTGGCAGCTGTGGACACGGCCCCACATGAAGAGCAGAGATTATTTgaattccccctctccccttgacagcccaggggcagagggaagcCTCTATGGGCAGACTAGGACAAAGGAATACGGTGGCCTGGGTCTCAGGAGAAGGGCCTCTTCCTTTGCCCAGCACTGCCAGGcttctaactttttttttaaaaaaaagcagctgTTGGGTTAGTGCTGAGATAGTGGATAGCAAGGAGAGGTGCCATAGTaccattttcctcctctctcactcaggCCCCCACAGCAgccttccctttgcccttcctctcCTTGGCACAGCCAAGTGACCCcacccaggcagcagaggaaagagggtgCCATAGTCTCTGTCCTGAGCCCAGCTGGCCTTAGGGCTCATTCTGGACGAACGAATTGCAGATGGGAGATGCAAAGACAGAATCCTcactggagtgggggaggtgtCTGTGGTTGAACAGGTAGGGGGAAATGCCAATGTAGCATTCCCAAGTGACAATCAGCCAACCtcatcctctgcccacccccaccccccagcctcagTTCCATGGGAACACCTAGGGAGGGGTGGCAGTCGAATCcccccataaaaaaaaagagttcaagCCCGCATTCGCTGTTCTGTACTTGGAGGGAATACGACGAAGTGGAGcacatctttctcaccactgtgTCCTGCTCAGGGGCACGGTAGGCAGAGCCTCCTACCCTGGCCCGTGACTTTTCTTTCCACGTTCAGCCGTGTGGGACCGAGAGGCAGaccacccttccctcccagctcGTTTCCCCCGTCCTGGATGCACCCAGAAAGATTTCTATATTTCTACAGGCTCTGCCCTCAGAAGGATTCTGGctggtgttgtggggaggggggaggcatagGGCAGCCCCCCCCCACCATTGCCCCCTGACTTGTGTGGACTGACTGGTCAACTCCTGCTGGCAATAAAAGCAGATCGAGGGGTGGGGTCGGCTCTGGGTCGTCCTTTCCAGGGCTGGGGCCCgggggtgaggagaaacaggGCCACCAAAGGAGGAAGACTCTAGCCCTGGGCCTGTTTGGAGGGGGGCGGCTTCAGGCCTTCTTTCCCCTTGAAACGCAGTAGAGCCCCTCCCCACTAGCTAGGGGGAAATGgcttcagccccctccccgctgggGCTTCTTGCCCGAACTACGTTTGGTGCCGGGGGCTGCTCAgtggtccctcccctcccctcgctcgGAGGCCCACTTTGGGACTCAGGAGAGCTGGCTCCCAGCCTTAGCCCGCCATggcgcagggaagggaggggagg from Ornithorhynchus anatinus isolate Pmale09 chromosome 10, mOrnAna1.pri.v4, whole genome shotgun sequence encodes the following:
- the TSPAN33 gene encoding tetraspanin-33 isoform X2; this translates as MARKRAASAASGEEFSFVNPVVKYLLFFFNMLFWVIAIVLVGVGVYARLMKHAETAMACLAVDPAILLITVGILMFLLTFCGCIGSLRENICLLQMLAAGVLGFVFSDKARGKVSEIINKAIVHYRDDLDLQNLIDFGQKEFNCCGGVSYKDWSRNLYFNCTDDNPSRERCSVPFSCCLHVPDQTVINTMCGQGMQSLDYLEAGEVINTNGCIDKLVNWIHSNLFLLGGLALGLVIPQLVGILLSQILINQIKDQVRLQFYNQQHRADPWN
- the TSPAN33 gene encoding tetraspanin-33 isoform X3, yielding MARKRAASAASGEEFSFVNPVVKYLLFFFNMLFWVIAIVLVGVGVYARLMKHAETAMACLAVDPAILLITVGILMFLLTFCGCIGSLRENICLLQMARGKVSEIINKAIVHYRDDLDLQNLIDFGQKEFNCCGGVSYKDWSRNLYFNCTDDNPSRERCSVPFSCCLHVPDQTVINTMCGQGMQSLDYLEAGEVINTNGCIDKLVNWIHSNLFLLGGLALGLVIPQLVGILLSQILINQIKDQVRLQFYNQQHRADPWN
- the TSPAN33 gene encoding tetraspanin-33 isoform X1 — protein: MARKRAASAASGEEFSFVNPVVKYLLFFFNMLFWVIAIVLVGVGVYARLMKHAETAMACLAVDPAILLITVGILMFLLTFCGCIGSLRENICLLQMFSVCLTVVFLLQLAAGVLGFVFSDKARGKVSEIINKAIVHYRDDLDLQNLIDFGQKEFNCCGGVSYKDWSRNLYFNCTDDNPSRERCSVPFSCCLHVPDQTVINTMCGQGMQSLDYLEAGEVINTNGCIDKLVNWIHSNLFLLGGLALGLVIPQLVGILLSQILINQIKDQVRLQFYNQQHRADPWN